The Manis javanica isolate MJ-LG chromosome 6, MJ_LKY, whole genome shotgun sequence genome contains a region encoding:
- the LOC108401601 gene encoding olfactory receptor 8B12, with the protein MAAENSSVTEFTLAGLTDQPGLQIPLFFLFLGFYMVTVVGNLGLITLIGWNAHLHTPMYFFLFNLSLIDFCYSTTITPKMLKSFVSKKNTILHSGCMTQLFFFCFFAISESFILSAMAYDRYVAICRPLLYTVTMCPQICLLLLLGAYGMGFLGALVQTGSIGSLTFCADHLVNHFMCDIFPLLELSCNNTYVHELMVFVVVAIDIGIPIATIFVSYALILSSILHIHSSEGRSKAFSTCSSHIIVVSLFFGSGAFMYLKPPSLLPLDQGKVSSLFYTIVVPMLNPLIYSLRNTDVKVALRKTLGRKIFS; encoded by the coding sequence ATGGCAGCTGAGAATTCTTCTGTGACAGAATTTACCCTCGCAGGCTTAACAGACCAGCCTGGACTCCAGATCCctctctttttcctgtttctaggTTTCTACATGGTCACTGTAGTGGGGAACCTGGGCTTGATAACCCTGATTGGGTGGAATGCTCACttgcacacccccatgtactttttcctcttcAATCTCTCCTTAATAGATTTCTGTTACTCCACTACCATCACTCCCAAAATGCTGAAGAGTTTTGTCTCAAAGAAGAACACCATCCTGCATTCAGGGTGTATGACTCagctctttttcttctgcttctttgcCATCTCTGAGTCCTTCATCCTGTCAGCAATGGCGTATGACCGCTACGTCGCCATCTGTAGACCACTGTTGTACACAGTCACCATGTGTCCTCAGATCTGTTTACTCCTTTTGTTGGGTGCCTACGGGATGGGGTTTTTAGGGGCCTTGGTCCAAACAGGCAGCATAGGAAGTCTGACCTTCTGTGCCGATCACCTTGTCAATCACTTCATGTGTGACATCTTTCCTCTCCTTGAGCTCTCCTGCAACAACACTTACGTGCATGAGTTGATGGTCTTCGTAGTTGTGGCCATTGACATTGGAATTCCTATTGCCACCATCTTCGTCTCTTATGCTTTAATCCTCTCTAGCATTCTCCACATTCACTCCTCTGAGGGCCGGTCCAAAGCTTTCAGTACGTGCAGCTCTCACATAATtgtggtttctcttttttttggttcTGGGGCTTTTATGTATCTCAAACCACCTTCTCTTTTACCCCTTGACCAAGGGAAAGTGTCCTCCCTATTCTATACCATTGTGGTGCCCATGTTAAATCCACTGATCTATAGTTTGAGGAACACAGATGTCAAAGTTGCCCTGAGGAAAACcttgggaagaaaaatattttcttga
- the LOC140850228 gene encoding olfactory receptor 8A1-like — MAAQNHSAVTEFILGGLTSRPELQLPLFLLFLVIYWVTVVGNLGMFTLIWLNAQLHTPMYYFLSNLSLVDLCYSSVITPKMLVNFVSEKNVISYAGCMSQLYFFLEFGIAECYMLTVMAYDRYVAICRPLLYNIIMSHQVCSLLVAVVYAMGLIESTIGTVLMLKLSYCELLLSHYFCDIVPLMKLSCSRMYGIDMIVFCVAGFNTIATSLPVLVSYAFILSSILRISATEGRSKAFSTCSSHLAAVGLFYGSSAFMYLKPSTANSLARENVASVFYTTVIPMLNPLIYSLRNKEVKAAVQRTLRRKVF, encoded by the coding sequence ATGGCTGCACAAAATCACTCTGCGGTGACAGAGTTCATCCTGGGGGGGCTCACGAGCAGACCAGAGCTCCAgctgcccctcttcctcctcttcctggtcATCTACTGGGTCACCGTGGTCGGGAACCTGGGCATGTTCACACTGATCTGGCTGAATGCTCAGctgcacacccccatgtactacTTCCTCAGCAACCTGTCCCTCGTGGACCTCTGCTACTCCTCTGTCATTACCCCTAAAATGCTGGTGAATTTTGTGTCAGAGAAGAACGTCATCTCCTATGCGGGGTGCATGTCACAGCTCTACTTCTTCCTTGAGTTTGGCATTGCTGAGTGTTACATGCTGaccgtgatggcctatgaccgctatgtcgcCATCTGCAGACCTTTGCTTTACAACATCATCATGTCTCATCAAGTCTGCTCCCTGCTGGTGGCTGTGGTCTATGCCATGGGGCTCATTGAGTCAACAATAGGGACCGTCCTCATGTTAAAACTGTCCTACTGTGAGCTCCTCCTCAGCCACTATTTCTGTGACATTGTCCCCCTCATGAAGCTCTCCTGCTCTCGCATGTATGGTATTGACATGATAGTCTTCTGTGTGGCTGGATTCAACACCATAGCCACCAGCTTACCAGTCCTGGTTTCCTACGCCTTCATCCTCTCCAGCATCCTCCGCATCAGCGCCAcagagggcaggtccaaagccttcAGCACCTGCAGCTCCCACCTGGCAGCAGTGGGCTTGTTCTATGGATCCAGTGCATTCATGTACTTAAAGCCCTCCACGGCCAACTCCCTGGCCCGGGAGAACGTGGCCTCCGTGTTCTACACCACAGTcatccccatgctgaaccccctGATCTACAGCTTGAGGAATAAGGAGGTAAAGGCTGCCGTGCAAAGAACACTGAGGAGAAAAGTGTTTTGA